Sequence from the Fusarium oxysporum Fo47 chromosome VI, complete sequence genome:
ATGGCTCGTACGTATCCCTCCTCTACATACTAGTGCAGGTGACTGACCCATAACTAGCTATCTCGCCCTGGTTCTTTACTCACTATGGCCCTGAGGTCGACTGGTCCAAGGTTAGTTCCCTCTTGTCATGGAAAAGGAATGGCCGAAAAAATAACAATATCAGAACTGGGTCTTCCCAAGCGGCTCACTCATCTTCGACCGCTGGAACGAGGTTATTCAAAAGGGTTTCCCCATGGTTGAAATCCTTACCTGGAACGACTATGGCGAGTCTCACTATATCGGACCCCTCAAAAACAAACACACCGACGATGGAGCATCCAAATGGTCCAACGATATGCCTCACAACGGTTGGCTTGACCTCTCTAAGCCCTTTATCGCCGCATATAAGAACAAAGACACCAGCGTGGCCAAGTACATTGAAAAAGATCAAATCATTTACTGGTATCGCCGTAATCTGAAGGGTCTCAACTGCGATGCTACCGATACGACCTCTGGTAGAGCGCCACCTAAGCCCAATGAGAATTATTTCCAGGGTCGCCCAGATGGATGGCAATCAATGGAAGACACTGTCTACGTTGTGAGTCTGCTCAAGTCTGCTGGAACAGTGATCATCAAATCAGGAAGCAACACTGTCACGAAAGAGGTCCCTGCTGGAGCTACTCTTATTAAGGTCGATGCTAGCCTTGGCAAGCAGACATTCACTCTCAAGCGTGGCAGTACCAACGTCTTGGCTGATACCTCTCTTATGGACATCACTGCTGTCTGCTCCTGTGGCTTGTACAACTTTAATGCCTATGTTGGTACCGTTGCCGCCGGCTTTTCTGACCCTCTCGACAGCAGTGGTCTCGCGTCTTTGACTGTTGGTCTGCACGTCACAACCTGCCAGGCTAAGCCTTCTCTCGGAACCAACCCTGCTTCTCCGACACAAGGAAATGACCCCCCCACGGTGACTGACACAGGAAACGGAAAGGCTTGTATCGAGGGTGCTGTAGCAGACGGTCAAAGCGGTAACTATCTTGGTCTCTGCCAGTTTACTTGTGCCTATAACTACTGCCCTCCAGCTCAATGCAAGTGTACTAGGTATGGAACAGCTCTATCACCTCCAGCTTCCAATGGCCGTGAGGGTTGCCCTGCTTCCGGTCTTGGGGACAGTTATAAAGGACTGTGCAGTTACACTTGCAACCATGGGTATTGTCCAGATACTGCTTGTAGATACTGTTAAGGATACAATCGGTACGTGGCTGTAAGAATATTATGGCAGAGGAGTCATGTTATGTTGAGTGATTGGCGCAGAATACTCTTGCTTTTATAATGATTTTCTTCTGAAATACCAAGCTAGCCACCCACCCAGGCCTTGTAATATAAATCACTTCATGCCTAGGAATACCACCAAAACGCGTTTACGCGAACGTAAGACATCCAGAAATCATGAATTGGGTTCGCTCTTAAGGACTGTTTAACTAGACTACCAATACAGCAGAAAAGCCCAACTATCGCTGGCTTCTGTTATCCGACAAACTGTCTCATTACCCACGTAACATCTACTTTAGCTCAAATTGCTTTTTGCCCTCTGCACTCAGACCCAAGGAAACAACTTCCTTATCCTCACTCACGACCGTTCTCAGGTCTCCGAAGGGCAGAATGACAACCAGTGACTTCCAGGGTGCTTGGAAGCCAGAGCTTTCATCCTTGGAGAActtgaccttgatctcaGACTCCGTAGCCGAGTAAGCAATAGTGTAAGAAGAGATCTTGTTTTTGGTTGACACAGAGGtaccatcatcttcatacCACGTTGTCTCATACCACTTGCCATCACGAGACGCCTTCTGAGGAGGGAAGATCTCGACAGCTCGGTAGTCATCAAGAGGGAGGTTTGCGACGTTCTCCTTCTCGCCGGGAGAGAGAACCTGGACATCTCGACCAACAGCGACGGCACGGCCAACCTTGCCGAGTACGGGAATGCCAGCACCATGCCACTCAACGTCAAGGTCAACCCATTGACCAGCCTCGAGATACTGGTATGGCGCATTCAGGTTCAGGTAcccctcatcgtcatctgaTGCCTTGGGGAGATAGAACTTGACCTTGCTTGCTCCGGCCTCGAAGACGCCTCCGACGAGCATGGAGTCACCAAGCCAGTACTGATTCTCTCCATCGAGCAGCTTCCATACTTCGGGGTCAGACTCGTAGCCCCAACCGATCCATCTTTGTGGTGGCGAAGCAGTCTGGTGACTCTcaagagacagagagtaGATGTAAGGAATCAATGCATAGCGACGCTTGATAGTCTTGCGGACAAGATGGGTGATAGATGGATGCATCCAAGGCTCTATGACATCACCGATTGAGTTGTCTTCGCCTGTCTTGAAGCAGTTGATTGCGAATCGAGGAGAGTAGATACCGAGTTGGACCcatcgaagaagaagctcaggGTCGGGCTGAGGACCCTCGAAGCCACCAATGTCATGTCCGTAGCATTGCATGAGGGAGAGACCGGCGTTGAGACCGAGAGCAGTCGAGCCTCTCATGCTATCCCAGCTGGTAGTGTTGTCACCACTCCAAGAGCTACAGGCGTAGCGCATAGTACCGGCTGTAGCACTGCGAGTAAGAACGAAAGGACGCGAGTCTGGGTTGACAGCCAGAAGAGCATCGTGAGAAGCCTTGCCGTTGAGCTCGGTATGTAGACTGCGGCCCCAGAGACCGACTTGAGGACGCTTCTCAAGGCCTTCAGGAACCTCGAGTACATCCTTGTTGACGTTGAGAGCGCACTCCCATTCGTCATCGGGGATCGTGTACTCGTTGTTATCGTTCCACATGCAGTCAATACCCTCTTCtgcgagcttcttgatccCATTATACCACCAGTTGTAGCCGGCCTCGGAAGTGAAGTCGATATGACCACCGTTGGCTCTCTCACCTCCTCCTGCGCTCCAAAGCTTGGTGACAGCTGGTTCCTTGGTGTGAGGATCAAGGAAGAGACCTCCAGCgtccttgagcttctggtACTCGGGATGACTGGAAACGAGATATGGCTTGACGTTGGCGATACAACGCATGCCCAGCTTATGGAACTCCTTGATCCAGTCCTCGGGATCGGGGAAACGGTGACGATTCCAGGTAAAGACGTGTCGGTTCTTGGGGTGCTGCTCAGCCACGGTATACCCGGATGACATCTGGTAAGCTGAACAAGGAATGTCGTGCTCCTTCATCTTGTGTGCCAACTCGATCAAAGCTTCGCCAGCAGGGGGATCGTCAAGCATGGAGTATTTCATGCCGCCAGAGAGGTATCCGAAAGCCCAGCGGGGTACAAGAAGAGGATAACCAGCAAGATCCGCATAAGTCTGGACAACTTCTTTGAGTGTCTTTCCGGTAATAATGTACTCTTCCAGACCTCCAAAGTCCTGACGATAGACCTTGTAGAACCCCCACATACCATCCATCTCAGAGCCGATGGAGTATTCTCCTCTTGTATGGCTGGTAGAGAACATGGCTACGCAGCCTTGAGGTGTAGCATTGATCAAGAGGGGGATGTTCTTGTACAGAGGGTCAGTTCGGTGGGCGTCGTATCCAAAGCTGTCGGTTGCTGATATTTGGAAGCGGCGACCAGAGAGGTCCATTGGTGCAGCCTTTTCTCCGAGACCGACATGGAACGTCTTGCGGTTATACTGAGTGTAGTGAGCGACACCGTCGCCATTGACGGCATAAGATCTGTTATCAAGATCCTGAAGGATCGGTGGCTGACCGTCGAAGCCTACAGAGAGAAGAGGTGTCTCTCCAGCGTAGTCGACATTGGCAATCACATCACCGATCTGGATCTTGGTGCCTTTGTCGGTTGATGTGACTTTTAGCTGAGCACCATCCAGCTTCGTCTCAGCACGAGGGACGCTGGGGCGAGGCGGTAGAGGATGGGTGGCGGATGTGAAGGTGGTTCTGAAGACGTTGGGACGGACGGCTTCAAAGTTGAACTCGAACGGTAGAGTGGCATCGTTGCAACGCAAGTGGACAGACGGCTGGTTGCTGTCTTTACTGGCTGCCTCGACAGTCCACGAAGAAGGAATGCGTTCACGTTGAGGCATGATGAAATAATAATCGAGCTCTGATGTGCAAACTCAATAGTTAACGATTGAAGGAGGAAAATAGAGGAGGGAATGCTCCTCTTTTAACTTTACGCAACATGCATTCATTGCCGGGTTCGGGATGCAAGTATCGCCTCATTTACAACTAATATCTACCGAAAAGAAGCCAAGATCGGGTCTGCCTCATTTTGTCCGACGCCATCGCCGGAGAATTCTGCCCAAATCCGGTTCTGCGCTGCCTCGTGACCTGTTCAGTACTAAACCCCTCACGCTCGAGTCGgggaaaacaccaaaaagtCCGACTTCGTTGCCGAGAATCCCCACGGGGTAAAAAGTCCACTCTGACAGCCAGCAACGGCATTATTTCTGATGATCATATAGCTCGATTGAACCCCGGAGATTTTGAACcagttttctttttccagTACTCCAGAGACATAGAACtagtttttatttatatttaaacAAGATCAAAGTGAGATCCAGCTCATAATGTCATATTGAGAATTAAAGACTCCGAGCTCCACATGCCTGTCACTCAGACCTATCAGCAGCTGAGAAATGATAATACTGCCTGAGGCGTCAAGACAAGACTTCGGTTCTGGATTTCCCCGCGCAAACATGATTCGCCAGAGAGAGAACGAACATCATGAGAAGCGCGTTTCGGCATTCAAAATCAGTTTAGGCCTACATATTAAGATGAATCGAGATCAGCATGTCACAAATTCATCAACCTTCAGAAGGGGGAACTTCACAAACGGCTCCATCCTCACGTATCCGTAAGAAAAGATTACCGGTATAGCCGCCTTGCCCCTGAGACGAGCGAACTTCGACGTCAAGTTATTGCGTGCATGTATAAAGAAGCTAACACACGTTTTTAAGAAAGCATGCATAGCTTGTCGCCAGAGCAAAGTCAGTAGGCATTCAAGTACGTCTCTGGACGTACGCAGCTTACATCTTGATTAGGTGAAGTGCAATGGCTCGCGGCCATGTTCTCGGTGTGTATATTATGTGGAAGGCTATGGACTCACAGCGCTGATAGGCAACACAGGTGTTGTCAGCTTCAAAAGACATGCCACTTTGTCGAGAGACCAAAAGAGGACCATGAACTGTTTGGCTCCCTTGTCACCGCTTAAGACAACGTCACTAATCGAGTCGTTTCAGAAAGATTGAAGCGCTCCAGAGAGAGATCGAGTTTCTCAAATCACGCCTACAATCAACTCCGGCACCTATGATGGAATGCTCACCTACTACCTACTCGGCAGAGGATCAGCCGCCATTCATGACAGCGAATCGTACGGACATGCCGGTTCATGGCGTATATGCATCTGCACCAGCCAGAGTCTCTGCGCAGCCAGTGGCATCGACCAGCACGAGCTCACCAGAAACCGCTATATACCTAACAAGAGCACACGGCAGATCAAAATCAGCGTTCGAGACTGA
This genomic interval carries:
- a CDS encoding glycosyl hydrolase family 71-domain-containing protein is translated as MVLVSRLFQGLGLAAFAATVCQGAVLDSRSLDERASSSDRLVFAHFMIGIVGNRQSSADYDDDMKRAKSAGIDAFALNIGTDDYTDAQLDYAYESANRNGMKVFISFDFHFWSVGDAAAVGQKVKKYADRPGQLRIDNRVFVSSFAGDNLDANAVRSASGSNIFFVPNFTPWGGSTNGIDGALNWMGWPNDGNNKAPKDGKSVSVADGDKSYTNWLGNKKYMAPISPWFFTHYGPEVDWSKNWVFPSGSLIFDRWNEVIQKGFPMVEILTWNDYGESHYIGPLKNKHTDDGASKWSNDMPHNGWLDLSKPFIAAYKNKDTSVAKYIEKDQIIYWYRRNLKGLNCDATDTTSGRAPPKPNENYFQGRPDGWQSMEDTVYVVSLLKSAGTVIIKSGSNTVTKEVPAGATLIKVDASLGKQTFTLKRGSTNVLADTSLMDITAVCSCGLYNFNAYVGTVAAGFSDPLDSSGLASLTVGLHVTTCQAKPSLGTNPASPTQGNDPPTVTDTGNGKACIEGAVADGQSGNYLGLCQFTCAYNYCPPAQCKCTRYGTALSPPASNGREGCPASGLGDSYKGLCSYTCNHGYCPDTACRYC
- a CDS encoding glycosyl hydrolases family 31-domain-containing protein, with protein sequence MPQRERIPSSWTVEAASKDSNQPSVHLRCNDATLPFEFNFEAVRPNVFRTTFTSATHPLPPRPSVPRAETKLDGAQLKVTSTDKGTKIQIGDVIANVDYAGETPLLSVGFDGQPPILQDLDNRSYAVNGDGVAHYTQYNRKTFHVGLGEKAAPMDLSGRRFQISATDSFGYDAHRTDPLYKNIPLLINATPQGCVAMFSTSHTRGEYSIGSEMDGMWGFYKVYRQDFGGLEEYIITGKTLKEVVQTYADLAGYPLLVPRWAFGYLSGGMKYSMLDDPPAGEALIELAHKMKEHDIPCSAYQMSSGYTVAEQHPKNRHVFTWNRHRFPDPEDWIKEFHKLGMRCIANVKPYLVSSHPEYQKLKDAGGLFLDPHTKEPAVTKLWSAGGGERANGGHIDFTSEAGYNWWYNGIKKLAEEGIDCMWNDNNEYTIPDDEWECALNVNKDVLEVPEGLEKRPQVGLWGRSLHTELNGKASHDALLAVNPDSRPFVLTRSATAGTMRYACSSWSGDNTTSWDSMRGSTALGLNAGLSLMQCYGHDIGGFEGPQPDPELLLRWVQLGIYSPRFAINCFKTGEDNSIGDVIEPWMHPSITHLVRKTIKRRYALIPYIYSLSLESHQTASPPQRWIGWGYESDPEVWKLLDGENQYWLGDSMLVGGVFEAGASKVKFYLPKASDDDEGYLNLNAPYQYLEAGQWVDLDVEWHGAGIPVLGKVGRAVAVGRDVQVLSPGEKENVANLPLDDYRAVEIFPPQKASRDGKWYETTWYEDDGTSVSTKNKISSYTIAYSATESEIKVKFSKDESSGFQAPWKSLVVILPFGDLRTVVSEDKEVVSLGLSAEGKKQFELK